The following DNA comes from Winogradskyella sp. PG-2.
CACGATTTCTATATATACCGTAAAGTGTGATTCCACTGGTTAAATCATCACTGACGATAGAACCATTTATATTAACATTACGATCTGCAGTTTTTCCGTCTATCAAAGCCAAAGTAGAACTGACTTCCCAACTATCGTCAGTAGGTTCTTTTGTAATAACATTTATGGTTCCGGCAATAGCATTTGATCCAAATAGTGCTGAACCACCACTGCGAACTACTTCCACACGATCTATAATACTTACAGGGATTTGTTCTAAGCCATAGACACCATTTAATGCACTGAATACAGGACGACTATTAACTAAAATTTGAGTGTATTGTCCCTCTAAACCATTCATACGAACTTGGGTAAATCCACAATTTTGACAGTTGGTTTCTACACGTACACCAGGTTGGAAGTTTAACCCGTCTGCTAATGAGGATGCTTGAGTAGCGCTAAATAATTTAGGACTTAAAACTTTGACAATAACAGGTGCTTGTTTTTTACTAATTCTATTTCTTGTAGCACTCACAACAACTTGGTCTAAGCCTAAAATGTCTTCAATAAGTGTGAAATTGACAGTTATATTTGTTCCTGAAACAAGATTGATAGATTGTTGCTGTGTGCGATAACCTATTGATGTTACTTCTAAAATGATTTCACCTTCAGATAGGTTTAATACATACTTACCCAGATCATCCGCATTAGTACCTTGTGCACTATTTTTTACTGTAACACTTGCATAAGGAATAGGTAAACCATTTACGGTAATTTGACCAGACACTTTAACTTTTGTGTTCTGAGCAAACAGCAGTGTACTTGAAAAAAACAAACATAAAAGCATCATATGATTCATGCAAAAAAATAGATTTTAGTTTTGTAGAATATAAAAATTAGACAAATCTAAAAATATGTTTTAAGATAAAAAAATTTATCTTTGTTTAAATTGTAATGTCGTGACTTTAGCAGAAGAGAATTATTTAAAGGCCATTTATCATCTAGAGCAAGAATTTAAGAGTGGTGTTTCTACAAATGCACTTGCAAAAGAGATGAATACTAAGGCTTCGTCAGTAACAGATATGGTAAAAAAGTTAGCCGAGAAGCAACTGCTAACACATGTACCTTATCAAGGCGCCACACTTTCTGAAAGTGGACGAAATTATGCTGTAAAAATTATTAGAAGACACCGGCTTTGGGAAGTATTCTTAGTAGAAAAGTTGAACTTCTCATGGGATGAGGTACATGAAGTCGCTGAGCATTTAGAGCATATTAAATCAGAAAAATTGATTAATGAACTCGATGCGCTTTTAGAGTTTCCAACACACGATCCTCATGGTGATCCTATACCAGATAAAAATG
Coding sequences within:
- a CDS encoding metal-dependent transcriptional regulator; this translates as MTLAEENYLKAIYHLEQEFKSGVSTNALAKEMNTKASSVTDMVKKLAEKQLLTHVPYQGATLSESGRNYAVKIIRRHRLWEVFLVEKLNFSWDEVHEVAEHLEHIKSEKLINELDALLEFPTHDPHGDPIPDKNGNFKHIDKIILAKAEIGNRYKCVGVDDTSTNFLKYLDSNNIALGTIITVIHKEPYDNSIKIELEDKDIVVSQNVAKNLYLKKV